Genomic DNA from Acanthopagrus latus isolate v.2019 chromosome 2, fAcaLat1.1, whole genome shotgun sequence:
TGTCCCTGCACCTccgctccacctccaccttcatcGTGTATCTCAAAAACCTGGTGGCTGCCGACCTGCTCCTGACGCTGACGCTCCCGCCGCGGGCAGCCAGCATGCTTCCCAAAGCGGCGACGTGGGTGGGCTTGAAGGCGTTCAACTGCCGTTTCTCGAGTGCGATTTTCTACACCTGTTTGTACACGAGCATCTCTCTAATGAGTCTCATCAGCCTCGACCGCTTCTTCAAAATCGTTCGACCGTGCGGGAAGGCGCTAGGACAAAGCGTGGCCTTCAGCGTCGTGATGTCCGCCTTGGTTTGGGCAGTGTTGTTTGGCGGGACGCTTCTTCCGACCATCATCCTGACTGATCGGCCTCCTGCCAACGTAACAGGCGACTTCTGTATGTCAATGAAAAGTCCAGCGGGTGTGACCCTTCACAAGTACGTGGTCGTATCTATGGAGGCCCTCTTCTGGCTCGTCAGCATCCTGATAGTGTTCTGCTACATCTGCATCACCCTGAAGGTCCTGCAGTCCTTCAGAAACTCCGGGAGCAGCAACAGCCAAGGAAAGAAGAAGACCAAGCTCCGAGTCTTCCTCATCCTTCTCGTGTTTTTCATGTGCTTCGGGCCTCTCCACATCATGCGCATCCCCTTCACACTGGACGAAATCTTCGACATCGACGACTGCGCCGAAGCGTGGGTGGTAACAGTCCACGAGTTTGTCGTGTGGCTCTCGACCACTAACGCCTGCCTGGACCCTTTCCTCTACATCTGCCTGTGCAGGGAGTACAGAGACAAACTGGTCGACATGATGAGAGCCAGAGGGATCTGTGTCAGGCTGTATTCggatgaaagagagaaggacGTGTCGGGTTAAATGACGTTGGAGACACAGAAGATGTCATCAGTCGCTCATTAAGCTGTGCTTTTATATTGTTGCATGAAAAACGTGAATAACGTAGGAAGCAGGAGAGCTTCACAGAAACTTCTGCGCTTTACATTTTATGCCGTACTGCCCTCTGGTGACCAAATGAAGATGAGCATCTGTTGagactgaggaaaacaaaagttagAAACATGATGAATTAACACCATATCATAGATGAGTCAACTTGATCGCAAAAATATGCAATGTGAAACTGTGATtcagttttatataaaatggGTTCAaccgacaaacacacacattctagATACATTTCTCAGGGATGTGTCTCAGTACTACATAGATCTTTCgtatacacacattcatgtatatgtttatgtaaGTACAGTCTTTCTTTCAAGTTTTCATAACTCAACACCATGTTTTAATCCCATGTTATTGTGAGACTTATATATTCGTATGTACTCATGTATCAATAAATCTAACGTTGAAgtcgtcttttgttttgtctcttgggTGATGGGGTCACCGCAGTTACCATTTACCAACAGTCTGAGTAACAATGTAACTCAGTCTCGTTAGCCCATAggatttaaatatgtatttgtaaCAGGAAGTATagtaaacaacattttgggTGGAATTAATAGACTGTGTTGTAAAAGTTGCACAAAGTCACGCTACAGATATCCTGTTAAAGCATCATCCATATGAATATCACTTGTATAGAAAGCTTCAAGTGTTAAAGGTAAAGATGTCATGTGTGCTTAAGTATCAATAGTACAAGTAaattttatatgtatttactcgatgtatatactgtacattatgAGTCGACTGATAACTTGCCAGCTATCCATTCTGATATTGTCTTTATCAGAatcagtgatttgtttttgttttttttaaatccaactagtgataaaataaaatacaattttaaaatatgttgttctggctctgatgcagaaaTCTGCAAAGTTGTAACTGAAGTTATTAAATCAAGCTAGTGGTGTAAaaagtggagtggagtggatgCATGGCGTaagaggaaatggaaatactcaagtaaagcacacGTACCTGAGCAAATGCATGTAGtttcattccatcactgtttgtttaagaccatcttcttcatcatcattccTTATATTGCCTGCAACATTGCTGGACTTCATATTTCTCTTCAAGGGAACAaaataatggataaaaaaaggttaaaagttaatttatttttagtaacaaacagcagtgaaataaaaggcgtcaccacaacacacacacacacacacatcgtttTGGTCACTGAAACATTATCTTAGATTTCTAACTGGTCGGATTGAAGCAGAATTGAAATTCAATTCAGTTTTCTTCAGCTGTTGCACTTCCTGTGTTTAAATGAGCTCCTTTAAAGCCTGTTAGTGCTTTTAATGAGGCTTTAACCAGTGAGGCCACCTGTTGGTCACATGCTGTCACTGCAACAGTTGCTGCAGAAtcaacttttaaaataatttcactttaggtattttcagtttttaattttttattctATTACAAGATGTCAGTGTAAAGGGTCATATTCATAGCTTTCTATCATGCGATCAATTAGCCCATCAACAAACAAGAGTTGAAGagcacagaaagagaaaaatataaaacaaaaataacccGTCTGTTAAGAGTTCTAAATCACTGAATGATCAGTTGCTGCTTCAGTCTTTCTGtaaggaaaatgtattttcatctgCCGGTAACAACCAACACAACCCTGGTGAGCAAGGAAACAAATGGTGTGTATTAAGCTTTCCAAATGATGCTCAGAGAGAAGGGTACGGGGGTAACATTTGTTAAGCTAATGACTCAGTGCACGTAATATCACACATGCAGGGGCTGTCATGTCTTAAAACAACCTCAACGCTTACTTTATCAGCTCCATCTTAAAGTCGAGGCAGGAGATTCATGTGCAGACTGAaggaagtttaaaaaaaaaaaaaaaagatcccatTCCTCCCTcatcctgtctgtgtttggacTGTGGGCTGGCTGTGTGACATTTGTTCTTGCTTTTGGCGAAAGGACCACTGAGCTTTTCCTATTTTTGCATACCTCCTGATATATTGCCTGTCCGATCACAGCTcaaatgttgatttgtttgcTAGGTAAATTCACAGTGTTTCTTTAAACACCTACTGTATCAGATCAGAGTCACTGTCACATATGTCTTCATGCAGCTCTGTGACCGAGACTGAGAGAATCGAGACATCCAATGTAAGTTActatcaaaatgtgtttctatctAGGCTGCGACTGCATCACAAGGTTTGGATGTTGTAGTTAAAATGCTCATGaggacgtaaaaaaaaaaaaaaaaaaaaaaaaaagcacagcgaGAAAACAACTGGATTATTCTGGAATGTCTTAATGAGTTTATATTTATCTGTATGTGCTACACACTGTAAAGaagaccatcagcaagaagattgACTGTTTCTGTacagttattattttcattcttaGTGCctgaagcattttttaaaaaaaaattttatgGCAGCATGATCAAAATTGTTATTAATCAGAGGGAGGAAATCTCCACTGATTGATTGtcatgcctgaacaaactaaattaacaaacttttcatgactgaatgaacaaattgaccttaaaggacaacacattttcattctgttttacttttctttatatgtggcggaccctgccacctttctagcatcaAATGGTGttctgggatcttattttcccTTGAAAAACAGCATGTTCATTCACTTATGGAGAAGATAGATATTTCTGAATTTTGTGTTGTTATCTCATCAATATTCTAAATATAACTTTTCCGAgtgcacattaaaaaaaatgtttgcgaTAATCTTCCATAATACCCTAATTATTATTCTCTGAAGTGCAAAAATAACTTGATTTGATTAGAAAACTGAGATATGTTATGTATCAggatattttttgtttgctaaTCAACCCATATATCACCAAATAGAAGTGTTGGAAAGCTGCATGCATGTATAATAGAAAAGCTCATAATAACACGattgtttcaaaacaaatgtgtttacactgtCGTGTGGTAAACACCATCAACAGCACACTGCTCCCTTTGCTTTGCTCTGCCTGCCACCCTGACCGGGAGAAGTGACGGACGGTGGATGAACGTGCCGATCTTCTCTTTGACACTAACCAGCACAGTGAGTGGAGACGCAACTCAGTCCGCATCTCTGATTTTATGAAGATGGAATAAAAGACATTGATTTAATGCAGACAAAATATTTGCTGTTGAATGATCCCTCTCACAGTGTTGGAATCAGTCAGCTGTCTAAATGATACTGAATGAAATGGCACTTGTTCAGAGGGAGAATCTGATTTGTTCCCTGCCGACATAAAGGCTGACGCTTCCTAACAAGTtgaatttctgtgttttcagacattttcctcaGGTACAGCGATGTCATCCAACCAAACATCTCAGAATGACTTGGGCTGCACCGGCTTCAATTACAACCCGAACGCCGTCCCGATTCTCTACTTCCTGATGTTCCCTGTCGCTCTGTTGCTGAACGGCGCGGCAGCCTGGGTGTCTCTGCACCTCAAGTCCACCACCACCTTCGTGTTGTACCTGAAAAACCTCGTAGCCGCTGATATCATCATGACCCTGATCCTCCCGCTCAAAGGCGCGGGTGACCTGGAGAACGTATCGAAAACAACTTACGTCATTAACTGTTATGTCAGTCCCATTTTCTACAGCACACTGTACACATGTATCACTCTGCTGGGTGTGATAAGTCTGGACCGCTTCTTCAAGATCATGACACCCCAGAGCAAGATGTTTGGTAATCTGACCTTCGGCAAAGTGGTGTCATGCTCAGTCTGGGTGATACACTTAGGAAGCACGGCTTTACCAAATAT
This window encodes:
- the LOC119031743 gene encoding P2Y purinoceptor 12-like → MMGSNTTALVPSTCAPLDAVTAKLAVMYLYFFLFPLALLLNGLAAWVSLHLRSTSTFIVYLKNLVAADLLLTLTLPPRAASMLPKAATWVGLKAFNCRFSSAIFYTCLYTSISLMSLISLDRFFKIVRPCGKALGQSVAFSVVMSALVWAVLFGGTLLPTIILTDRPPANVTGDFCMSMKSPAGVTLHKYVVVSMEALFWLVSILIVFCYICITLKVLQSFRNSGSSNSQGKKKTKLRVFLILLVFFMCFGPLHIMRIPFTLDEIFDIDDCAEAWVVTVHEFVVWLSTTNACLDPFLYICLCREYRDKLVDMMRARGICVRLYSDEREKDVSG